One part of the Alistipes onderdonkii genome encodes these proteins:
- a CDS encoding prolyl oligopeptidase family serine peptidase gives MMKLTRKAVALAGAAAMMASCNHMKQIKHMPYPETQRTDVVDDYFGTKVADPYRWLEDDNSEATAAWVKAQNAVTQDYLSQIPFRDAIRGRLTQLWNYPKEGIPAKHGDAWYYFYNDGLQNQSVLYRTTAPGAQGEVFLNPNTLSDDGTVALSSVAFSKDGKYCACAVAESGSDWVEIRVMNTADRTFTTDKINWVKFSGAEWAPDSKGFYYSAYDAPEKGVFSSQNQFQKVYYHRLGTPQSADKLIYMDAEHPLRYFSAWPSKDGKWLFISASEGTSGTEILYKKVSEPKFRTLLPGFDADYALVECRDDRLYYITNKDAANNALMKVDLNDPSSITAVIPENEKSLLENVTAAGGYFFASYLQDAQSKVVQYGFDGKPVRDIELPGICTAAGFDGDDEAAEIYYSVSGYTAPATIYKLDVASGESTLFKAPDVNFDPALFTTEQVFYTSKDGTKVPMFITHRKDLKLDGKNPCYLYAYGGFQINRTPGFRPSAIMFVEQGGVFCEANLRGGSEYGEAWHKAGMLENKQNVFDDFIAAAEYLIANKYTSKDKLAIAGGSNGGLLVGACEVQRPDLYAVCLPAVGVMDMLRYHKFTIGWGWAVEYGSSENEEQFDYIYKYSPLHNIREGVQYPATLVTTADHDDRVVPAHSFKFTAQMQHCQAGDAPILIRIESKAGHGAGKPTSKRIDEEADTYAFLFQNIGVPYKSVAK, from the coding sequence ATGATGAAATTGACACGCAAGGCCGTGGCCCTCGCGGGGGCGGCGGCGATGATGGCAAGTTGCAACCACATGAAGCAGATAAAACACATGCCCTACCCCGAGACGCAGCGCACCGACGTGGTGGACGACTATTTCGGGACGAAGGTCGCGGATCCCTACCGTTGGCTGGAAGACGACAATTCGGAGGCGACGGCGGCATGGGTCAAGGCCCAGAATGCCGTGACGCAGGATTACCTGTCGCAGATTCCGTTCCGCGACGCGATCCGCGGGCGGCTGACCCAGTTGTGGAATTACCCCAAGGAGGGTATCCCGGCCAAACACGGCGATGCGTGGTACTATTTCTACAATGACGGGCTGCAGAACCAGTCAGTGCTCTACCGTACGACGGCCCCCGGTGCGCAAGGCGAGGTGTTCCTCAATCCCAATACGCTCTCGGACGACGGGACGGTGGCGCTTTCGTCGGTGGCTTTTTCCAAGGACGGGAAATACTGCGCCTGCGCGGTGGCCGAATCCGGCTCGGACTGGGTCGAGATTCGTGTGATGAACACCGCCGACCGCACGTTCACGACCGATAAGATCAACTGGGTCAAGTTCTCCGGCGCCGAGTGGGCGCCCGATTCCAAAGGATTCTATTACAGCGCTTACGACGCTCCTGAAAAAGGAGTGTTCTCTTCGCAGAACCAGTTTCAGAAAGTCTATTACCACCGCCTCGGCACGCCGCAGTCGGCCGACAAGCTGATTTATATGGATGCCGAACATCCGCTGCGTTACTTCTCGGCATGGCCCTCGAAGGACGGCAAATGGCTCTTCATTTCCGCTTCGGAAGGTACGTCGGGAACCGAGATACTCTATAAGAAAGTTTCCGAGCCGAAATTCCGCACGCTGCTGCCGGGCTTCGATGCCGATTACGCGCTCGTAGAGTGCCGTGACGACCGGCTCTATTACATAACGAACAAGGATGCGGCGAACAATGCGCTGATGAAGGTCGACCTGAACGACCCGTCGAGCATAACGGCGGTCATTCCGGAAAATGAAAAGAGCCTGCTCGAAAATGTGACCGCCGCCGGGGGATACTTCTTCGCCTCTTATCTGCAGGATGCGCAGAGCAAGGTCGTCCAGTACGGCTTCGACGGCAAACCGGTGCGCGACATCGAACTGCCGGGCATCTGCACCGCCGCAGGCTTCGACGGCGACGACGAGGCAGCCGAAATCTATTATTCGGTATCCGGCTACACGGCTCCCGCCACGATCTATAAGTTGGATGTCGCCTCGGGCGAATCGACGCTGTTCAAGGCCCCGGACGTGAATTTCGATCCCGCGCTGTTCACCACCGAGCAGGTGTTCTACACCTCGAAGGACGGCACGAAGGTGCCGATGTTCATCACACACCGCAAGGATCTGAAGCTCGACGGCAAGAATCCGTGCTACCTCTATGCCTACGGCGGGTTCCAGATCAACCGCACGCCCGGTTTCCGTCCCTCGGCCATCATGTTCGTCGAGCAGGGCGGCGTCTTCTGCGAAGCGAACCTGCGCGGCGGCTCGGAGTACGGCGAGGCATGGCACAAGGCCGGGATGCTGGAGAACAAACAGAACGTCTTCGACGATTTCATCGCGGCGGCCGAGTACCTGATCGCCAACAAGTATACCTCGAAGGACAAACTCGCCATCGCGGGCGGTTCGAACGGCGGACTGCTGGTCGGCGCCTGCGAGGTGCAGCGCCCCGACCTCTATGCCGTCTGCCTGCCGGCTGTCGGTGTGATGGACATGCTGCGTTACCACAAATTCACGATCGGCTGGGGCTGGGCCGTGGAGTACGGATCGAGCGAAAACGAGGAGCAGTTCGACTATATCTATAAGTATTCGCCCCTGCACAATATCCGCGAGGGCGTGCAGTACCCTGCGACGCTCGTGACGACCGCCGACCACGACGACCGCGTCGTCCCGGCGCACTCGTTCAAGTTCACCGCCCAGATGCAGCATTGCCAGGCGGGCGATGCCCCGATCCTGATCCGCATCGAGTCGAAGGCCGGGCACGGCGCAGGCAAACCCACTTCGAAGCGTATCGACGAGGAGGCGGACACCTATGCGTTCCTGTTCCAGAACATCGGGGTGCCTTATAAATCCGTTGCGAAGTAG
- a CDS encoding aspartate kinase, producing MKVYKFGGASVRNADGVRNLRKIIDDEQNLFIIVSAMGKTTNALEKVFEGVQKGDKDLSLENVAALREYHAGIINDLWHGPKKLEKVDALFDELERVAVGTVYKPGDAELWYDTIVAFGELVSTTIISEYLNYAGVANRWIDMRRCFLTEQRHKDAGVDLEASEPLLKNALAECVENIFIGQGFIGGAPDGTTTTLGREGSDYSAAVVANILDAESMSVWKDVDGVLNADPKIFPDAEQIAELNYLDTIELAYSGAQIIHPKTIKPLQNKNIPLYVRPFGDKRKPGTVIRGMSAPVVVPILILKKDQVLLTIRSRDFSFVLEEKFATIFSLLERFRIKTNLIHNSAVNLSLCVDNSWHIDEAIEALREAGFDVMKAENMELLTVRGYTDELWRKYARGPQVFVRQATQSTVRVVRKRS from the coding sequence ATGAAAGTCTATAAATTCGGAGGTGCGTCGGTGAGGAATGCCGACGGGGTGCGCAACCTGCGCAAGATTATCGACGATGAGCAAAACCTCTTCATCATCGTTTCGGCCATGGGCAAGACGACCAATGCGCTCGAAAAGGTGTTCGAGGGGGTGCAGAAGGGCGACAAGGATCTTTCGCTGGAGAATGTCGCGGCACTGCGCGAGTACCATGCCGGGATCATCAACGACCTGTGGCACGGCCCGAAGAAGCTGGAGAAGGTCGATGCCCTGTTCGACGAACTGGAGCGCGTGGCTGTCGGTACGGTCTACAAGCCCGGGGATGCCGAACTGTGGTACGATACGATCGTGGCGTTCGGCGAGCTGGTGTCGACGACCATCATTTCGGAATACCTCAATTATGCCGGGGTGGCGAACCGCTGGATCGACATGCGCCGCTGCTTCCTCACGGAACAGCGCCACAAGGATGCGGGGGTCGACCTCGAGGCTTCGGAGCCGCTGCTGAAAAACGCACTGGCCGAGTGCGTCGAGAACATCTTCATCGGGCAGGGCTTTATCGGCGGGGCACCCGACGGGACGACCACGACGCTCGGCCGCGAAGGCTCGGACTACTCGGCGGCCGTGGTGGCGAACATCCTCGACGCCGAGTCGATGTCGGTATGGAAGGATGTGGACGGCGTGCTGAATGCCGACCCCAAGATTTTCCCCGACGCCGAGCAGATCGCCGAGCTGAACTACCTCGATACCATCGAACTGGCATACAGCGGCGCGCAGATCATCCACCCCAAGACGATCAAACCGTTGCAGAACAAGAATATCCCGCTCTACGTGCGTCCCTTCGGCGACAAACGCAAGCCGGGCACCGTGATCCGCGGCATGTCGGCGCCGGTCGTCGTGCCGATCCTGATTCTCAAGAAAGACCAGGTGCTGCTCACGATCCGCTCCCGCGATTTTTCGTTCGTGCTGGAGGAGAAGTTCGCCACGATCTTCTCGCTGCTGGAGCGTTTCCGCATCAAGACCAACCTGATCCACAACTCGGCCGTGAACCTGAGCCTGTGCGTCGATAATTCGTGGCATATCGACGAGGCGATCGAGGCGCTGCGCGAGGCGGGCTTCGACGTGATGAAGGCCGAGAACATGGAGTTGCTGACCGTGCGCGGCTATACCGACGAACTGTGGCGCAAATACGCCCGCGGCCCGCAGGTCTTCGTGCGGCAGGCGACGCAGTCCACCGTGCGCGTGGTGCGCAAGCGCAGTTAG
- a CDS encoding DUF4435 domain-containing protein, with the protein MAKKFREKLRKLNPFTRPATLEELPKPLPANPDQRLVRVYVEGYEDVAFWRGIFDHFQNPYMRFEISVPNRADLPKGKKVLMGMIPRSSDELILCVDSDFDFLFADRTEQSREVNNARYMFHTYAYATENFLCYAPSLHNICVKATKNDTRIFDFVRFMHEYSCTIYPLFLWYAYSAQLSSENVFPLIDFKSAVRIGYLDLADNGEKTLEWLRRNVAKREEMLRRRNPKMIEPMKEFEEQLKGRGLTPENAYLFMHGHTLMDNVVMILLNSVCEKLRAMSIAKITASKKQGVALKNEMANYTNSLRSIRDVLLDNENYTKCPLYKRLQRDIEKYIARTIWNMKRSGAIRDDSTWTVLRNMRQGSEIK; encoded by the coding sequence ATGGCGAAAAAGTTCCGCGAAAAACTGCGCAAATTAAACCCGTTCACGCGCCCGGCCACGCTCGAAGAGCTGCCCAAACCGCTGCCGGCCAACCCCGACCAGCGGCTCGTGAGGGTTTATGTCGAAGGCTACGAGGACGTGGCTTTCTGGCGCGGCATCTTCGACCACTTCCAGAACCCCTACATGCGTTTCGAAATCTCGGTTCCCAACCGCGCCGACCTGCCCAAGGGCAAGAAGGTGCTGATGGGCATGATCCCCCGCTCGTCGGACGAACTGATCCTGTGCGTCGACTCGGATTTCGACTTCCTGTTCGCCGACCGTACGGAGCAGTCGCGCGAGGTCAACAACGCCCGCTACATGTTCCACACCTACGCCTACGCCACCGAGAACTTCCTCTGCTACGCCCCCTCGCTGCACAACATCTGCGTCAAGGCCACCAAAAACGACACCCGCATCTTCGATTTCGTGCGTTTCATGCATGAATATTCCTGCACGATCTACCCGCTGTTCCTCTGGTACGCCTACTCAGCGCAGCTCTCCTCGGAGAACGTCTTTCCGCTCATCGACTTCAAGTCAGCGGTGCGCATCGGCTACCTCGACCTGGCGGACAACGGCGAAAAAACGCTCGAATGGCTCCGGCGCAACGTGGCCAAACGCGAGGAGATGCTCCGCAGGCGCAACCCGAAGATGATCGAGCCGATGAAGGAGTTCGAGGAGCAGCTCAAGGGCCGCGGCCTGACACCCGAGAACGCCTACCTGTTCATGCACGGGCACACGCTGATGGACAACGTGGTGATGATCCTGCTGAACTCCGTGTGCGAGAAGTTGCGGGCGATGTCGATCGCCAAGATCACGGCTTCGAAGAAGCAGGGCGTGGCGCTCAAGAACGAGATGGCGAACTACACCAACTCGCTGCGTTCGATCCGCGACGTACTGCTCGACAACGAGAACTACACCAAATGCCCGCTTTACAAGCGCCTCCAGCGCGACATCGAAAAATACATCGCCCGCACGATCTGGAACATGAAACGCAGCGGCGCGATCCGCGACGACTCGACCTGGACGGTGCTGCGCAACATGCGGCAAGGCTCGGAAATAAAATAG
- a CDS encoding translation initiation factor yields MADNDWKARLGMVYSTNPDFQYDTGTAQGPVTLPPAQQDLRVWLDRKQRGGKVVTLVRGFVGSDADLHELARLLKTRCGVGGAAKDGEIIIQGDHRDRVVEILAKGGYRCKKAGS; encoded by the coding sequence ATGGCAGACAACGATTGGAAAGCGAGGCTCGGGATGGTCTACTCGACCAACCCCGATTTTCAATATGACACCGGCACGGCCCAAGGGCCCGTGACATTGCCCCCGGCGCAGCAGGATCTGCGCGTGTGGCTCGACCGCAAGCAACGCGGGGGCAAGGTCGTGACGCTCGTCAGGGGTTTCGTCGGGAGCGACGCCGACCTGCACGAACTGGCACGTCTGCTCAAGACCCGATGCGGCGTCGGCGGCGCAGCCAAGGACGGGGAGATCATCATCCAGGGCGACCACCGCGACCGCGTTGTGGAGATCCTCGCCAAGGGCGGCTACCGCTGTAAAAAAGCCGGCTCCTGA
- a CDS encoding transglycosylase domain-containing protein → MAQRKKAGISPKTIKWIWGVVFAPFALLSVMLLLTALGLFGRMPSFEELENPRSNLATEIYSEDGKVIGSFFVQNRSYVQYEDLFPADSAFHIRLDGHDVPPIVAALIATEDARFRTHSGIDIPSLARVAVKTVLLQNTSQGGGSTITQQLAKNLFPRDTVRNRGRIVRSSKLVVSKLKEWITALKLEYNYTKEEIAAMYLNTVEYGSNAYGIKSAAQTFFNKEPHELNVQEAAVLVGVVNAPTRYSPVRNPENALARRNLVLSRMEDAGALTRRERDSISALPIVLNYKPVSHNEGTATYFREMLRLVMNAERPKRNQFYTEWDYDQAVKEYEENPLYGWCRKNRKADGTPYNIYRDGLKIYTTVNSTMQKYAEQAVQKQMQSVIQPRMDAQYRNTKTLFIDATREERERIMRHAIRYSDRYREMEDAGASAKQIMAAFDKPCSMKVFTYRGERDTLMTPRDSILHHKRIMRASFVALDPRTGYVKAYVGGPNFRYFKYDMAKQGKRQIGSTIKPFVYTFAIDHLGLTPCTMVPNLPVTIETANGTAWSPKEAGKVEYDGVMHPLRWGLARSRNNYSAWIMKQAKQPAAVADFIHNMGIRSFIDPVPALCLGSSESNVFELVSAFSTFANEGVHTDPIFVTRIEDRQGNVIANFIPQSQDAVSERTAYTMLTMLQDVVNSGTAGRLKWQFGLNDMEIGGKTGTSNKNRDAWFMCVAPKLVAGAWVGGEDQAVHFVAGGEGSVMALPIVGDFMKRVYDDGRLGVSRADQFIRPAMMPRYDCDEEVDPDERPTEPGIAEDDNFFD, encoded by the coding sequence ATGGCACAAAGGAAAAAGGCGGGCATCAGCCCGAAAACGATAAAATGGATATGGGGGGTGGTCTTCGCACCCTTTGCGTTGCTGTCGGTCATGTTGCTGCTGACGGCCCTGGGGCTGTTCGGGCGTATGCCTTCGTTCGAAGAGCTGGAGAACCCGCGCAGCAACCTGGCCACCGAAATCTACTCCGAGGACGGCAAGGTGATCGGTTCCTTCTTCGTGCAGAACCGTTCTTATGTGCAGTACGAAGACCTTTTTCCGGCCGATTCGGCATTCCACATCCGGCTCGACGGGCATGACGTGCCGCCGATCGTCGCGGCGCTGATCGCAACCGAAGACGCCCGTTTCCGCACCCATTCGGGGATCGACATCCCTTCGCTGGCACGTGTGGCGGTGAAAACCGTACTGTTGCAGAATACGTCGCAGGGCGGCGGTTCGACCATTACGCAGCAGTTGGCCAAGAACCTTTTCCCGCGCGACACGGTGCGCAACCGGGGGCGTATCGTCCGTTCGTCGAAGCTCGTCGTGTCGAAACTCAAGGAGTGGATCACGGCGCTGAAACTCGAATACAACTATACGAAGGAGGAGATCGCCGCCATGTACCTCAATACGGTCGAATACGGTTCGAACGCCTATGGCATCAAGTCGGCGGCGCAGACCTTCTTCAACAAGGAGCCGCACGAACTGAACGTGCAGGAGGCGGCCGTGCTGGTGGGGGTGGTGAACGCCCCGACGCGCTATTCGCCCGTGCGCAACCCCGAGAATGCCCTCGCACGGCGGAACCTGGTGCTTTCGCGCATGGAGGATGCCGGGGCGCTGACACGCAGGGAGCGCGACTCGATCAGCGCCCTGCCGATTGTGCTCAACTACAAGCCCGTGTCGCATAACGAGGGCACGGCGACCTATTTCCGCGAGATGCTGCGCCTTGTGATGAACGCCGAGCGCCCCAAGCGCAACCAGTTCTACACCGAATGGGATTACGACCAGGCCGTGAAGGAGTACGAGGAGAACCCGCTCTACGGCTGGTGCCGCAAAAACCGCAAGGCCGACGGTACGCCCTACAACATCTACCGCGACGGGCTGAAGATCTATACGACGGTCAACTCGACGATGCAGAAATATGCCGAACAAGCCGTGCAGAAGCAGATGCAGAGCGTGATCCAGCCCCGTATGGACGCGCAGTACCGCAATACGAAGACCCTCTTCATCGACGCGACGCGCGAGGAGAGGGAGCGGATCATGCGGCATGCCATCCGTTATTCGGATCGCTACCGCGAGATGGAGGATGCCGGGGCGAGCGCGAAGCAGATCATGGCGGCGTTCGACAAGCCCTGTTCGATGAAGGTCTTCACGTACCGGGGCGAGCGCGACACGCTGATGACCCCGCGCGATTCGATCCTGCACCACAAACGGATCATGCGCGCGTCGTTCGTGGCGCTCGATCCCCGCACGGGGTATGTCAAGGCGTATGTCGGCGGCCCCAACTTCCGCTATTTCAAGTACGACATGGCCAAGCAGGGCAAGCGGCAGATCGGATCGACCATCAAACCCTTCGTCTATACGTTCGCCATCGACCACCTGGGGCTGACGCCCTGCACGATGGTGCCGAACCTGCCCGTGACGATCGAGACGGCCAACGGTACGGCCTGGTCGCCCAAGGAAGCGGGCAAGGTCGAGTACGACGGCGTGATGCACCCGCTGCGCTGGGGGCTCGCCCGCAGCCGCAACAACTATTCGGCGTGGATCATGAAGCAGGCCAAGCAGCCCGCCGCCGTGGCCGACTTTATCCATAACATGGGCATACGCAGCTTTATCGACCCCGTGCCGGCACTCTGCCTCGGTTCCTCGGAGTCGAACGTCTTCGAGCTGGTGAGCGCCTTCTCGACTTTCGCCAACGAGGGCGTGCATACCGATCCCATCTTCGTGACGCGCATCGAGGACAGGCAGGGCAACGTCATCGCCAACTTCATCCCCCAGTCGCAGGATGCCGTGAGCGAGCGCACGGCCTATACGATGCTGACGATGTTGCAGGACGTGGTCAACTCGGGTACGGCCGGGCGGCTGAAATGGCAGTTCGGCCTCAACGACATGGAGATCGGCGGCAAGACGGGCACTTCGAACAAGAACCGCGACGCATGGTTCATGTGCGTGGCGCCCAAACTGGTGGCCGGCGCATGGGTCGGCGGCGAAGACCAGGCAGTGCATTTCGTGGCGGGCGGCGAGGGCAGCGTGATGGCGCTGCCGATCGTGGGCGACTTCATGAAACGGGTCTATGACGACGGGCGCCTCGGCGTGAGCCGTGCCGATCAGTTCATCCGCCCGGCGATGATGCCGCGCTACGACTGCGACGAGGAGGTCGACCCCGACGAACGCCCTACGGAGCCCGGGATCGCTGAAGACGACAATTTCTTCGATTGA
- a CDS encoding aspartate-semialdehyde dehydrogenase — MKIAIVGASGAVGQEFLKILEERDLGIDSLLLFGSERSAGRTYKFRGEDITVRLLQHNDDFKGVDFALTSAGAGTSREFAETITRHGAIMIDNSSAFRMDADVPLVVPEVNPEDAKDAPRRIIANPNCTTIQMVVALKAIEDLSHIRRVHVSTYQSASGAGAAAMDELVAQYAELGAGKQPTVGKFAFQLAYNVIPHIDVFTDNDYTKEEMKMFHETRKIMHSDIAVSATCVRVPVMRAHSESIWLETERPVSVAEAREAFSRAQGVVLMDDPAGKVYPMPLFIAGKDPVYVGRIRKDLTCERGLTFWCVSDQIKKGAALNAVQILETLV; from the coding sequence ATGAAAATTGCGATTGTGGGCGCCAGCGGGGCTGTGGGCCAGGAATTTTTGAAAATTTTGGAGGAACGCGACCTGGGGATCGACTCCCTGTTGCTGTTCGGTTCGGAACGCAGTGCGGGACGGACGTATAAATTCCGTGGGGAAGATATTACCGTCAGGCTGTTGCAGCACAACGACGATTTCAAGGGGGTGGATTTCGCCCTGACGTCGGCCGGCGCCGGGACATCGCGCGAGTTTGCGGAGACGATCACCCGGCACGGGGCCATTATGATCGACAATTCGAGCGCCTTCCGCATGGATGCCGACGTGCCCCTGGTGGTGCCCGAGGTCAATCCGGAAGATGCGAAGGACGCCCCGCGCCGCATTATCGCCAACCCCAACTGCACGACGATCCAGATGGTCGTGGCGCTGAAGGCGATCGAGGATCTTTCGCACATCCGCCGTGTACACGTTTCGACCTACCAGTCGGCCAGCGGGGCGGGTGCCGCGGCGATGGACGAACTGGTCGCGCAGTATGCCGAGCTGGGGGCCGGCAAGCAGCCGACGGTCGGTAAGTTCGCATTCCAGCTGGCCTATAATGTAATCCCCCATATCGACGTGTTCACCGATAACGACTACACGAAGGAGGAGATGAAGATGTTTCACGAGACACGTAAGATCATGCATTCGGACATCGCCGTGTCGGCGACATGCGTGCGCGTGCCGGTGATGCGTGCCCACTCGGAGAGCATATGGCTCGAGACGGAGCGTCCCGTGTCGGTCGCCGAAGCCCGCGAGGCTTTCTCCAGGGCGCAGGGTGTGGTGTTGATGGACGACCCGGCGGGCAAGGTTTACCCGATGCCGCTGTTTATCGCCGGCAAGGATCCGGTATACGTGGGGCGTATCCGGAAAGACCTGACCTGCGAGAGAGGCCTGACGTTCTGGTGCGTCAGCGACCAGATCAAGAAAGGGGCGGCGCTCAATGCCGTGCAGATATTGGAGACGCTGGTCTGA
- a CDS encoding DUF6175 family protein, with amino-acid sequence MFRKSVLSVIVVLLSALFPASAQNYTTDAILKRTTGKIATLECSGIARTKKEAIEMAKKSVIYTYLYNGIDGLNDNKPLLGSKPSAGAAQYVGQLLGTTRYANYIRSCTIADKTNKTVAKDIQVFATIDLYTESLERDLVNNGIIGRNAADIALSETQEMIAMPTVMVVPFRKSGQSYEEAIRDNSDMRMAISKVNEGFIKQGVETKDLLTSLNNANTYQVRMGDGMSLDDAILINSGADVSVSVDINQDVNDGGVRVSLTLQAIEIATGNTLATKSEISGRKRTTADVLCGVMAQAMVGDFMKQISTRMATKISTGQSVAVRFTIDPGSAINMDTEINNIMPLSDILVSWVKRHAKNGKYHTQGRTSTLLAFSDIFVDNSMEDGMQSDVNDFALALYQYLKGLNLSVSRTITGNSIDVIIY; translated from the coding sequence ATGTTTAGGAAGTCCGTATTGTCAGTCATCGTTGTTCTCTTGTCGGCGCTTTTTCCCGCCTCCGCACAGAATTATACGACCGATGCCATCCTGAAACGCACGACCGGAAAGATCGCTACGCTGGAATGTTCGGGGATCGCCCGTACGAAGAAGGAGGCGATCGAGATGGCTAAGAAATCGGTGATCTACACTTATTTATATAACGGTATAGACGGCCTGAACGACAACAAACCCCTGTTGGGCAGCAAACCCTCGGCCGGGGCGGCCCAGTATGTCGGACAGTTGCTCGGGACGACCCGTTATGCCAACTACATCCGCAGCTGCACCATCGCCGACAAGACCAACAAGACCGTCGCCAAGGACATCCAGGTCTTTGCGACGATCGACCTCTACACCGAATCGCTCGAGCGCGACCTGGTCAACAACGGTATCATCGGGCGCAATGCCGCCGATATAGCGCTCTCCGAAACCCAGGAGATGATCGCCATGCCGACGGTGATGGTCGTGCCTTTCCGCAAGAGCGGCCAGTCCTACGAAGAGGCCATCCGCGACAATTCGGATATGCGCATGGCCATTTCGAAGGTCAACGAAGGTTTCATCAAGCAGGGCGTGGAGACCAAAGACCTGCTGACGTCGCTCAATAACGCCAATACCTATCAGGTGCGCATGGGCGACGGCATGTCGCTCGACGATGCGATCCTCATCAACTCGGGTGCCGACGTCTCGGTGAGCGTCGATATCAACCAGGATGTGAACGACGGCGGGGTGCGCGTGTCGCTGACCCTGCAGGCGATCGAGATCGCCACGGGCAATACGCTGGCCACCAAATCCGAAATTTCGGGGCGCAAACGCACGACGGCCGACGTGCTGTGCGGCGTGATGGCGCAGGCGATGGTCGGCGACTTCATGAAGCAGATATCCACACGCATGGCGACCAAGATTTCGACCGGGCAGAGCGTGGCCGTGCGCTTTACGATCGACCCCGGATCGGCCATCAACATGGATACCGAGATCAACAACATCATGCCGTTGTCGGACATCCTCGTTTCGTGGGTGAAGCGCCATGCCAAGAACGGCAAGTACCATACGCAGGGCCGCACGAGCACGCTGCTGGCCTTCAGCGATATTTTTGTGGACAACTCCATGGAGGACGGTATGCAGTCGGACGTCAATGATTTCGCGCTGGCGCTCTACCAGTACCTCAAGGGGCTGAACCTCTCCGTGTCGCGTACGATCACGGGTAATTCCATCGACGTAATCATCTACTAA